A region from the Oncorhynchus clarkii lewisi isolate Uvic-CL-2024 unplaced genomic scaffold, UVic_Ocla_1.0 unplaced_contig_6889_pilon_pilon, whole genome shotgun sequence genome encodes:
- the LOC139400699 gene encoding argininosuccinate lyase-like, with protein MQRAQPIRWSHWILSHAVALSRDVEQLQEINRRVNVLPLGSGAIAGTPFNIDREMLRQELAFDDISINSMDATGQRDFIAEFLFWASLCLTHLSKMAEDLMLYSTKEFSFLTLSDAYSTGSSLMPQKKNADSLELIRSKAGRVFGRCAGFLMTLKGLPSTYNKDLQEDKEAMFDCFDTVHAVLQVTTGVVSTLKINPSVMEAALSPDMLATDLAYYLVRKGVPFRDAHGISGKAVFLAESKSIPLNQLTVEDLRTASPLFSSDVSAVWDYSSSVEQYSAPGGTAKSSVAAQVEHMRTWLKKQVQ; from the exons TCATGCGGTGGCCCTGAGCAGAGACGTGGAACAGCTTCAGGAGATCAATAGACGAGTCAACGTGCTCCCCCTGGGAAG TGGAGCAATAGCTGGAACTCCATTCAACATCGACAGGGAAATGCTGCGTCAAG AGCTGGCCTTTGATGACATCAGCATCAACAGCATGGACGCCACAGGCCAGAGGGACTTTATTG ctgaGTTCTTGTTCTGGGCATCTCTGTGTCTGACGCACCTCAGTAAGATGGCAGAGGACCTGATGCTCTACAGCACTAAGGAGTTCTCCTTCCTCACACTCTCTGAcgcatacag cacaggCAGCAGTCTGATGCCTCAGAAGAAGAATGCTGACAGTCTGGAGTTGATCAGGAGTAAAGCTGGCCGTGTCTTTGGCAGA tgtgcaggCTTTCTGATGACCCTGAAGGGCCTGCCAAGCACCTACAACAAAGATCTGCAG GAGGATAAGGAGGCCATGTTTGACTGCTTTGACACGGTACACGCTGTGCTGCAGGTCACCACAGGTGTCGTGTCCACTCTAAAG ATCAATCCCAGTGTGATGGAAGCTGCCCTCAGTCCTGACATGCTGGCTACTGACCTGGCCTACTACCTCGTCAGAAAGGGG GTGCCGTTCAGAGATGCtcatggtatctcaggtaaagcTGTGTTTCTGGCTGAATCCAAGAGCATTCCCCTGAACCAACTCACTGTGGAGGATCTGCGGACTGCCAG CCCTCTGTTTTCTAGTGATGTGTCTGCAGTGTGGgactacagtagcagtgtggagCAGTACAGTGCCCCCGGTGGCACGGCCAAGAGTAGCGTGGCAGCACAGGTGGAGCACATGAGGACCTGGCTGAAGAAACAGGTCCAGTGA